Genomic segment of Thermogemmatispora onikobensis:
CGAGGATGCTTCACAGGCCCACGGGGCAACTTACCAGGGTCGCCGCGTCGGCAGCCTGGGCGATATTGGCTGTTTCAGTCTCTACTACAGTAAAAACCTGGGCGCCTATGGCGAGGCCGGTATCTGTGTCACCAACGACGCCGCACTGGCGGAGCGCCTGCGCATGCTGCGCGATCACGGCTCGCGCGTTCGCTATCACCATGAACTGGTGGGCTGGAATGCCCGCCTCGATGAGCTGCAGGCCGCCGTGCTGCTCACCAAGCTGCGCTATCTGGAACGTTGGAACGCAGCTCGCCAGTCTCACGCTCGCTTCTACAGCGAGCAGCTGCGCATGGCAGCGGCAGTCTTGCCGGTGACGAGGGCTTGGGCTACCCATGTCTATTGCTACTATGTGATCCAGGTTGAACAGCGCGATCAATTCCGTCACCTGCTGGAGCAGGCTGGCATCAGTACCGGCATCCACTATCCGATTCCTTTGCATCTGCAGCCGGCCTGCGCCTATCTCGGCTATCAACGTGGGGCCCTCCCCCAAACCGAGGCCTGCGCTGCTCGTATTGTCTCGCTGCCAATGTATCCCGAGCTCACGGAACAGCAGCTGACTTATGTGGTGGAGACAATCAACAAAAGCCTGACGCTGTGCACGCCTGTATCTGACCGCTAGGCACTAGGCTGTTTGGGCGGCCCCTGGCTAGGCTCAGAGGCGGTGAGCAGGTCAACCGCCCTCGGTCGGTCGCTCTGCCGGCCTCTGCCGGGCCTCCCTGCTATGTGGTGACCCAGGACGTTATGGGCCGCCAGATCGGGGAGTCAGACCGTTGCTTATCTGGGCCGCGAGCTGGTCCAGGCTGCCAGCTCGCGGACAGTCTCACCATCGTGCTGGCAAAGGTAATCCTGCCTGGCCCACCTGTCGACTGATCGTCATTGGCCAGAGCTATGGCTTATGGAATGGAAGAGGTAGACTGTTATGGAAACACTGCGCTTCGCCATCATCGGCTGGGGCTATTGGGGTCCCAGGCTGGCACGCAACCTTGAATCGCTTCCGTACGCAAGCGTTACCTTGATTGCCGATAGCAATCCCGCGTGCCAGTTCTCGCCCGCTCTGCGCCATCACCCTCGGGCCCGTTTTACCACCTCCGTTGAGGAGATCTATCGTTCCGACGTGGACGCCGTCGTCGTTGCTACTCCGGTGAGCACCCACTACGCTTTTGCCCGCGCCGCCCTCCAACACGACAAACATGTGCTGGTCGAGAAGCCGCTGACCGCGAGCGTGGCCGAGGCCGAGGAGCTGGTCAACCTGGCCCGGGAGCGACAGCGCATCTTGATGGTCGGCCATACCTTTGAGTACAGCCCAGCAGTCAACGAGCTGCGCAAGCTGATCCGCAATAATGACCTGGGTAGGATCTATTGCTTCGAGGCGATCCGTGTGAATCTGGGCCTCTTCCGCCAGGATACAAACGTCATCTGGGATCTCGCTCCTCACGATATCTCTATTTTGCTCTACCTGCTCAGTGAGAAGCCGGCGGAGGTGCGTGTGCAAGCCCATGCCCATATCCAACCGCGTATTCCAGATATTGCTCACCTCGATCTGACTTTCGCCAGCGGCATGACGGCCCATATTCATGTGAGCTGGCTCCATCCCTGCAAGATCCGCCGGGTCACTGTCATCGGCGACCAGCGCATGGCAGTCTATGACGATACAAACCCCGCTGAGATGCTGAAGATCTATAACAAAGGGGCCGATGTACACGCCGATCCAATCGTTTCCTACCGCAATGGCGAAATTACCATCCCTCACATCGACTGGGTCGAGCCGCTGCGCCTGGAGTGCGAGGACTTCGCCGAGGCAATCCGCACAGGGAAGCAACCGCGAGCGAATGGCCAGGTCGGACTAGAGGTCGTTCGCATTCTGGCAGCAGCTCAGCAGGAACTGGAACGCGAACACCAAACGCACCAGCCCCTGACAGCGGTCAGCCCGGCCAGCTAGGTCAGAGCAGTAGGGCAGAGCACTTGCCAGACTCTTTTGAACCAAGCGCACTGAATCAGGGAAGGAAGCACAGCTGCCATGAATCTGGTCGCCTTTTCTCTGCGCACGAAGGGCCCGCATAATTTTTTGCGCCGCCTATGGACGGTCTTCGCTCGCTTTGGCCTGACAGAACAGCGCACCGCCCACGCCTTGCAAGCCCTGGTGGCAACCCTGCGTCTGTACGGGGCGTATCCTACCTTCTTTATCCCTGCTGTGGTGCTGCGTCGCCACGTTCCCTTGCTGCGTCGGATCGCCGCCAGTGGCGCCGAAATCGGGATTCACGGCTACGTTCACAACGATTATCGCACCTTGACCCGCCAGGAGCAGGAGCGTCAGACCCAGCTGGCCATCACCATCTTCAGCCATAGCCAGATCTCCTTTGCCGGCTTTCGCAACCCTTACCTTGGCTGGACAGAAGAGGCACTGGAGATCTTCGCCTCGCTGGGCTTCACCTATGAAAGCAACGAGGCGGTCATTCACGATGTCATCGACCTGAAAACCCTCTCGCCCCTGCTGCGCAGTGGCTACGAGAAATCTCTGCACTTGTTTCAGGCCGTGCCCCCGAGCATCTATGACCTGCGCCCACACTGCGAGGGTGCACTGGTGCGCCTGCCCACCAGTATCCCCGATGATGAAATGCTCTTCGACCGCCTGCGCATCACTGATCCACAACGCATCGCCGCTCTCTGGTCCGAGATCATGGCACGCATCTACGCCCTGGGTGGTCTGTACGTACTCAATCTTCACCCAGAGCGTGGTTTGCTCTGCCAGGCCGCGCTCCGTGGCCTGCTCG
This window contains:
- a CDS encoding DegT/DnrJ/EryC1/StrS family aminotransferase, whose translation is MRIPLVDLQAQYQTIKEEVRAALDEVLADMELFIGPRTRAFEEAFAAYCGCRYGIGVSSGTDALTLALRACGIGPGDEVITVANTFIATIEAIAQVGARPVFVDIDPQTYTLDPAQVSAALTPRTRALLPVHLYGHPAEMEPLLAIARRAGLRVIEDASQAHGATYQGRRVGSLGDIGCFSLYYSKNLGAYGEAGICVTNDAALAERLRMLRDHGSRVRYHHELVGWNARLDELQAAVLLTKLRYLERWNAARQSHARFYSEQLRMAAAVLPVTRAWATHVYCYYVIQVEQRDQFRHLLEQAGISTGIHYPIPLHLQPACAYLGYQRGALPQTEACAARIVSLPMYPELTEQQLTYVVETINKSLTLCTPVSDR
- a CDS encoding polysaccharide deacetylase family protein — translated: MNLVAFSLRTKGPHNFLRRLWTVFARFGLTEQRTAHALQALVATLRLYGAYPTFFIPAVVLRRHVPLLRRIAASGAEIGIHGYVHNDYRTLTRQEQERQTQLAITIFSHSQISFAGFRNPYLGWTEEALEIFASLGFTYESNEAVIHDVIDLKTLSPLLRSGYEKSLHLFQAVPPSIYDLRPHCEGALVRLPTSIPDDEMLFDRLRITDPQRIAALWSEIMARIYALGGLYVLNLHPERGLLCQAALRGLLDYATSQPEPVWIARLEEIARWWRERCHFRFDFNAAGPQRWQVRLLSSPRAHVKTRQLTVLARSSADTSEQRTPGGLQQQEWLVEAERCPAIALSPVTPPAVMAFLQEQGYAVTRASPEEGTNYSLFLDLPAGLGASPREQREQRRQLVAQIEGLSAPLLSFAPWPAHYRAALAISSDIDSVTIQDFFLRIVEVARASRLSPN
- a CDS encoding Gfo/Idh/MocA family protein encodes the protein METLRFAIIGWGYWGPRLARNLESLPYASVTLIADSNPACQFSPALRHHPRARFTTSVEEIYRSDVDAVVVATPVSTHYAFARAALQHDKHVLVEKPLTASVAEAEELVNLARERQRILMVGHTFEYSPAVNELRKLIRNNDLGRIYCFEAIRVNLGLFRQDTNVIWDLAPHDISILLYLLSEKPAEVRVQAHAHIQPRIPDIAHLDLTFASGMTAHIHVSWLHPCKIRRVTVIGDQRMAVYDDTNPAEMLKIYNKGADVHADPIVSYRNGEITIPHIDWVEPLRLECEDFAEAIRTGKQPRANGQVGLEVVRILAAAQQELEREHQTHQPLTAVSPAS